One window from the genome of Marinobacter sp. LV10R510-11A encodes:
- a CDS encoding polysaccharide deacetylase family protein — translation MFEQKKDIRLPPETPPKLVVVIDTEEEFDWSAEPDANANRVSAMAHIDRAQAIFNEYGICPCYVIDYPVASQPQGYGLLKQFAEKGQCEIGAHLHPWVNPPQEEVLSRSNMYPGNLPEALEREKLRLLRDTVKQNFGQAPVAYKAGRYGFGPNTTGILQELGFNIDLSVCPPLDARGDGGPDYRRFDAHPFWFGGSDKPILEIPCTGGFIGWAQPVAIPLFEAAQRLRKFKAPGILSRIGAVDRLMLSPEGYTPAEHIKLVRALYKQGVRTFTWSFHSPSVVPGNTSYVQNEAQLKAFLDSFRRFFDFFFNELGGQASSPIRIRKHMESKA, via the coding sequence ATGTTTGAGCAAAAAAAGGATATACGGCTTCCGCCGGAGACACCACCAAAGTTGGTTGTGGTGATCGATACCGAAGAAGAGTTTGATTGGAGCGCCGAGCCAGACGCCAACGCTAACCGGGTATCTGCCATGGCGCACATCGATCGCGCCCAGGCCATCTTCAACGAGTACGGCATTTGCCCCTGTTACGTTATCGACTATCCAGTTGCCAGCCAGCCCCAGGGCTATGGGCTGCTGAAACAATTTGCAGAAAAAGGCCAGTGCGAAATTGGAGCCCATCTCCACCCCTGGGTGAATCCACCCCAAGAAGAAGTGCTTTCCCGGTCGAATATGTACCCCGGCAACCTTCCGGAAGCTCTGGAGCGGGAAAAGCTTCGGCTTTTGCGCGACACCGTTAAACAAAACTTTGGCCAGGCGCCCGTGGCTTACAAAGCCGGGCGATATGGCTTTGGGCCGAACACCACAGGCATTCTTCAAGAGCTGGGGTTCAATATTGATCTGTCGGTTTGCCCGCCTCTGGATGCCCGTGGCGACGGCGGGCCGGATTATCGCAGGTTTGATGCGCACCCATTCTGGTTCGGGGGTTCGGATAAGCCCATCTTAGAAATACCCTGCACCGGCGGGTTTATCGGTTGGGCTCAGCCTGTGGCAATCCCACTGTTTGAAGCGGCCCAGCGCCTGCGCAAGTTCAAAGCGCCGGGCATTCTGTCGCGAATCGGCGCAGTGGACAGGCTTATGCTTTCGCCGGAGGGCTATACGCCCGCAGAGCACATCAAACTTGTAAGAGCGCTCTACAAGCAGGGCGTGCGAACATTTACCTGGAGCTTCCACAGCCCAAGCGTCGTACCGGGTAATACCTCGTACGTACAAAATGAAGCCCAGCTAAAAGCATTTTTAGACAGTTTTCGTCGATTTTTCGACTTCTTTTTCAACGAATTAGGCGGCCAGGCGTCATCGCCCATCCGCATACGCAAGCATATGGAGAGTAAGGCATGA
- a CDS encoding carbamoyltransferase: protein MKVLGISPLDKDSTVSIVEDGNILFAAGEERFTRTKQQSGFPRLALEKALAYTGLSMSDIDLVCYPFLTWENEQKLFTKNLEDEKTFIKGFQPKDMGPQIKEALSQVPDRNQPIHGLEHPNAIMEKGFLHNSYYNMAGVQKLASNNAALKSSRHWGEGATESFQQWEKDLTQGLSDMGWTGPVKRMDHHLSHAANSFLCSGYERALCVTLDGYGSGLAGSVSEGHDGKIHRLHGLSFPNSLGTLYEHVTSSLGFKPSRHEGKIVGLASYGDPKILGEILLSRIEQTPGDFRIYEANNVFFSRYLASKFPKIDVAAAYQYVLEKVATNYIRYWVEKTGIDTIVLSGGVTANVKLNQRIFEIEGVNHIFVYPNMGDGGCGTGAALYHSWPGGVKPSITNAYMGPDYTEAELEKALKAENLQYRRPENLAAEVAALIHGGEVVARFDGRMEYGPRSLGNRSILYHAREPEVNQWLNKRLGRTEFMPFAPVTLYEAREKCYLNIKGAEHAAEFMTVTFDCTDFMRESCPAAVHVDGTARPQLIRREANPGYYDILSEYEKLSGIPSLINTSFNMHEEPIVNTPKDGVRAFIQGALDYLAIGPFLVKHPNPEH, encoded by the coding sequence ATGAAGGTGCTCGGGATATCCCCGCTAGACAAGGATTCAACGGTCTCAATTGTTGAGGATGGCAACATTCTTTTTGCCGCCGGCGAAGAACGTTTTACCAGAACCAAACAGCAGTCTGGCTTCCCGCGCCTGGCACTGGAAAAAGCGCTTGCGTACACGGGGCTCTCCATGAGCGACATAGATCTCGTGTGCTACCCATTCCTCACTTGGGAGAACGAGCAAAAACTGTTCACCAAAAACCTGGAAGATGAGAAAACCTTTATCAAAGGTTTCCAGCCAAAGGACATGGGCCCGCAGATTAAAGAAGCACTAAGCCAGGTGCCTGATCGCAATCAGCCCATTCATGGCCTTGAGCATCCAAATGCCATTATGGAAAAGGGCTTTCTCCATAACTCCTACTACAACATGGCGGGCGTGCAGAAGCTGGCTTCAAACAACGCGGCGCTCAAGTCATCCCGACACTGGGGCGAAGGCGCCACAGAGTCTTTCCAGCAATGGGAAAAAGACCTGACTCAGGGCCTGAGCGACATGGGCTGGACCGGCCCGGTTAAACGCATGGATCATCACCTGTCCCACGCTGCCAACAGCTTTCTGTGCAGCGGTTATGAGCGGGCACTGTGTGTGACTCTGGATGGCTATGGTTCTGGGCTTGCCGGTTCCGTCAGCGAAGGGCACGATGGCAAAATTCACCGGCTGCATGGCCTGTCATTCCCGAATTCCCTGGGTACGCTTTACGAGCACGTTACCTCCAGCCTTGGTTTTAAGCCCAGCCGCCACGAAGGCAAAATTGTAGGCCTTGCCTCTTACGGCGACCCCAAAATTCTGGGGGAGATTCTTCTCTCGCGCATCGAACAAACACCCGGCGATTTCCGGATTTACGAAGCCAACAACGTGTTTTTCTCCCGCTACCTGGCGTCAAAGTTTCCGAAGATCGACGTGGCTGCTGCATACCAATATGTACTCGAGAAAGTAGCCACCAACTATATCCGCTACTGGGTAGAGAAAACTGGGATCGACACCATCGTACTCTCGGGTGGGGTAACCGCTAACGTAAAACTGAACCAGCGCATCTTTGAAATCGAAGGCGTTAACCACATCTTCGTGTACCCGAATATGGGAGACGGTGGCTGTGGTACCGGTGCTGCGCTCTATCACAGCTGGCCGGGCGGGGTGAAACCCTCCATTACCAACGCCTACATGGGCCCGGACTATACCGAAGCTGAACTCGAAAAAGCGCTGAAGGCTGAAAACCTCCAATATAGGCGCCCTGAGAACCTAGCCGCAGAGGTTGCCGCACTGATTCACGGCGGCGAAGTGGTTGCACGGTTCGACGGTCGCATGGAATACGGCCCCAGATCCTTGGGTAACCGCTCCATTTTGTATCACGCCCGTGAGCCAGAAGTGAACCAGTGGCTGAACAAGCGCCTAGGCCGCACCGAATTTATGCCCTTTGCCCCGGTCACCCTCTACGAGGCCCGGGAAAAGTGCTACCTGAACATCAAAGGCGCAGAGCACGCCGCCGAATTCATGACAGTCACCTTCGACTGCACCGACTTCATGCGTGAAAGCTGCCCGGCAGCTGTGCACGTGGATGGCACAGCCAGGCCGCAGCTTATCCGTCGCGAAGCCAACCCGGGTTATTACGACATATTGAGTGAATATGAAAAGCTCAGCGGCATTCCCAGCCTGATCAACACCAGCTTCAACATGCACGAAGAGCCCATCGTCAATACCCCGAAAGATGGCGTGAGAGCCTTCATTCAGGGCGCGCTGGACTATCTTGCGATAGGCCCGTTCTTGGTAAAACACCCGAACCCGGAACATTGA